One Fusarium poae strain DAOMC 252244 chromosome 4, whole genome shotgun sequence DNA window includes the following coding sequences:
- a CDS encoding hypothetical protein (BUSCO:21549at5125) → MAAETPKLLWNPDNVKDVAESVGISSLNEEALKCLTQDVEYRVGQVIVEALRFMRASRRTTLTVNDISLALKALDVEPLYGYDSTRPLRYGEASLGPGQPLFYIEDEEIDFEKLINAPLPKVPRDMGFTAHWLAIEGVQPSIPQNPTTSESRSQELLPKGPGANPALSALAGNDNVSMKPSVKHIVSKELILYFDKIQAAVLDDNPDEEVVRLRQAALGSVRDDPGLHQLIPYFITFIMDRVTHHLDDTFTLRQMMELTNALIENKSLFLDPYASPLSAPALTCLMARKLGTEEGTDALKEQYDLRQLAASLVGQIARKYSASNTLLRPKLTRTCLKYFLDPTKPPAVLYGAIYGLLQAGGPEAIRVLVLRNLKTFDSGILQPLKEKAEGTMDYEMLVQGIIQAVASLADHISSDANGINGTTSVEGEVSELKEFIGPIVGEKIASSGNRRLIRTILDARNLE, encoded by the exons ATGGCTGCTGAAACTCCCAAGCTTCTCTGGAACCCTGATAACGTCAAGGATGTCGCAGAGTCGGTCGGCATCAGCTCCCTCAACGAAGAGGCCCTCAAGTGTTTGACTCAGGATGTTGAATACCGCGTTGGTCAGGTCATTGTTGAAGCTCTGCGATTCATGCGCGCATCGCGCCGAACAACTCTCACCGTAAACGACATCTCGCTCGCGCTCAAGGCGCTTGATGTCGAACCCCTCTACGGCTACGATTCTACGCGTCCGCTGCGTTACGGCGAGGCCAGTCTTGGTCCAGGTCAACCGCTTTTCTAtattgaagatgaggagattGATTTCGAGAAACTCATCAATGCACCTCTACCCAAGGTACCGCGCGACATGGGTTTTACAG CGCACTGGCTCGCTATCGAAGGAGTTCAGCCCTCCATCCCTCAAAACCCTACGACGTCCGAATCTCGATCGCAAGAACTTCTTCCCAAGGGCCCTGGTGCCAACCCCGCTTTGTCTGCTCTCGCAGGCAACGACAATGTCTCCATGAAGCCCTCTGTCAAGCACATCGTGAGCAAGGAGCTCATACTCTACTTTGATAAAATCCAAGCCGCTGTTCTTGACGATAATCCTGATGAAGAGGTGGTGCGCCTTAGACAGGCTGCTCTGGGTTCCGTGAGAGACGACCCGGGTCTCCATCAGCTTATCCCGTACTTTATCACGTTCATCATGGATCGCGTGACACACCATTTGGACGATACCTTCACTCTCAGACAAATGATGGAATTGACAAATGCTCTAATAGAGAACAAGAGCCTTTTCCTTGACCCCTACGCCAGTCCACTTTCAGCACCCGCCCTCACTTGTCTGATGGCCAGAAAATTGGGCACTGAAGAGGGTACCGACGCTCTAAAGGAGCAATACGACCTCCGACAGCTGGCAGCGTCCCTGGTTGGACAAATCGCACGCAAATACTCGGCCTCAAACACACTTCTTCGACCCAAACTTACACGAACATGTCTCAAATATTTCCTCGATCCTACCAAACCCCCTGCCGTCCTCTATGGTGCCATCTATGGTCTACTCCAAGCAGGTGGCCCAGAAGCTATTCGCGTTCTGGTTCTGCGAAACCTCAAGACTTTCGATTCAGGCATCCTTCAACCTCTCAAGGAAAAGGCAGAGGGTACAATGGATTACGAGATGCTGGTTCAAGGCATCATACAGGCTGTCGCCTCGCTGGCGGATCACATCAGCTCAGATGCCAACGGCATCAACGGTACAACCAGCGTGGAGGGCGAGGTGTCTGAGCTGAAGGAGTTTATTGGGCCCATCGTTGGAGAGAAGATTGCTTCCTCTGGTAACCGGAGGTTGATACGTACAATCTTAGACGCTCGAAATTTGGAGTAG